A region of the Streptomyces durocortorensis genome:
GAAGCGCAGACAGAAGTGAAGCCCCCTCCAGGGGTTGCATTTCAGTGGGCTATGGTGTAATTGGCAACACTACGGTTTCTGGTACCGTCATTCTAGGTTCGAGTCCTGGTAGCCCAGCGCAACACCAAGCAGTAACCAGCAGTACGAGCAAGACAAGCCCCCGTTGTGTAGCGGCCTAGCACGCTGCCCTCTCACGGCAGTAGCGCCGGTTCGAATCCGGTCGGGGGTACAGATCCTTCCCGCGGGAACGTCCGGGTCGCACCCACGTTCTCGATGCAGGATCGCTAGGGCCCCCGTTGTGTAGCGGCCTAGCACGCTGCCCTCTCACGGCAGTAGCGCCGGTTCGAATCCGGTCGGGGGTACTTGTCCCACCATGGGCTATGGTGTAATTGGCAACACTACGGTTTCTGGTACCGTCATTCTAGGTTCGAGTCCTGGTAGCCCAGCGCAAGTCAGCAGTAACCACGCCCCCGTTGTGTAGCGGCCTAGCACGCTGCCCTCTCACGGCAGTAGCGCCGGTTCGAATCCGGTCGGGGGTACAACAGAGCAGTACGGAAAGGCCCTTCACCTCGGTGGAGGGCCTTTCCGCTGCCGTCTTCGTCCGTGTCACAGACCGTACCGGCGGGCCGACTCCTCACTCTGCGCCAGCCGCCGCAGCGACGTCAGCAGCGGCTCGTAGAGCACCGCCGACGCGACGGCCTTCTCGACCTGCTCGGCCTCCGAGCCGTACGTCTCCATCTCGTCCAGATCGTGCACGGCGGCCTGCTCCATGATCCGGGCCTGCCGGGTCAAGTAGCCGATGTCACAGGGGTATCCGAGCCGGACCAGCGTGGCCACCGAGGCGACCAGCGACCGGTAGACGGGGGAGAGCTCACCGAGCTCCAGCGTGGTCGACCAGCCCAACTCCGCGAGCAGCGACGCCACATGGCTGCGCGCGACGGCGGTCTCCGGGGCGTCCTCGTCCGGCGCGGGCCCGTGCGGCAGGGCCCACAGAGCCGCTCCCAGGCGGATCGTGCGGCCGAGCGACTCGTCGTCCACGTGCGCGAGCACCTCGCGGGCCGTCGCCACCGGCAGCCGTCCGACCTGGATCAGCGCCCGCACCAGCCGCAGCCGCCGCAGATGCGCCTCGTCGTACTCCGCCTGCGTCGCACTGACCCGCTGCCCGGCGGGCAGCAGCCCCTCGCGCAGGTAGTACTTGATCGTCGCCGTCGAGACGCCGCTCTGCTCGCTCAGTTCCGAGAGTCGCATTCCGTGTGCCTTCCCTTGCGCCACGCCTTGGGCAGTGCGACTATCCCATCATTGGATAGCGTCACTCTCCAACGAAACGGGGTACGACATGTTCGCGAAACCGATACCGGGCCGGACGACGGCGGCGGCCGAGGGCGATGTCGTCGTCCTGCTCATCGGGATGCGCATCAACCACTTCTGGGGCGTGCACCACTGGCTGCCGGTCTTCGCCGCGATGCCGCGCATGCTGCGGGAGTTGACCAGGAGCAAGGATCGGGGACTGCTCGGCTACACGCTGCTCACCGGCTCGCCCCGGACGTACTACGTCGTCCAGTACTGGGAGTCGAAGGAGAAGCTGTACGCGTACGCGGCCGCTCCCGACATGTTCCACCGCAAGGCCTGGGCGATGATCAACCGCAAGGAGAAGAAGTCCCGTCAGCACGTGGGGCTGTGGCACGAGAGCTACATCGTGCCCGAGGGCGGCTACGAGTCCATCTACGCCGATATGCCGGCGTACGGGCTGGCCGCGGCCACCGGCGTACTGCCGATCACGGCCCGGGGCCGCAGGGCGGCGGACCGGCTCGCCCATCGGTCGGCCGCGCAGGAGTCCGGGCCGGAGCCCGGGAAGGGGAAAGCGGCTGCCACGGCGCTGGGGCGGCCTTCCGGAAAAGGGGAGGAGTAGCGGGTCACATCCCCGCGGTACGGAGGTGGGCGGAGCGTCGGCCCGTGCGGGGGCGGCGCGTCGTGCCCCGTACGAAGGGGATGTCAGCCGCTGCGGCGCAGGGCCTCGCTCAGCCGCGCTGCCGAGTCGATGACCGCCTGGGCGTGCATCCGGCCCGGGTGACGGGTCAGCCGCTCGATCGGTCCGGAGACCGAGACTGCGGCGACCACCCGGTTCGAGGGGCCGCGCACCGGCGCCGAGACCGAGGCGACGCCCGGTTCCCGCTCGCCGATCGACTGGGCCCAGCCCCGCCGCCGCACGCCGGAGAGCGCCGTCGCCGTGAATCTGGCGCCCTGGAGGCCCCGGTGCAGGCGCTCCGGCTCCTCCCAGGCCATCAGGATCTGGGCGGAGGAGCCCGCCTTCATCGTGAGCGTGGAGCCGACCGGCACCGTGTCCCGGAGTCCGGACAGCCGTTCCGCCGCTGCCACGCAGATGCGCATGTCGCCCTGCCGGCGGTAGAGCTGTGCGCTCTCACCGGTGATGTCGCGCAGGTGGGTGAGCACCGGTCCGGCCGTGGCCAGCAGGCGGTCCTCGCCC
Encoded here:
- a CDS encoding MerR family transcriptional regulator, encoding MRLSELSEQSGVSTATIKYYLREGLLPAGQRVSATQAEYDEAHLRRLRLVRALIQVGRLPVATAREVLAHVDDESLGRTIRLGAALWALPHGPAPDEDAPETAVARSHVASLLAELGWSTTLELGELSPVYRSLVASVATLVRLGYPCDIGYLTRQARIMEQAAVHDLDEMETYGSEAEQVEKAVASAVLYEPLLTSLRRLAQSEESARRYGL
- a CDS encoding DUF4188 domain-containing protein, with the translated sequence MFAKPIPGRTTAAAEGDVVVLLIGMRINHFWGVHHWLPVFAAMPRMLRELTRSKDRGLLGYTLLTGSPRTYYVVQYWESKEKLYAYAAAPDMFHRKAWAMINRKEKKSRQHVGLWHESYIVPEGGYESIYADMPAYGLAAATGVLPITARGRRAADRLAHRSAAQESGPEPGKGKAAATALGRPSGKGEE
- the ndgR gene encoding IclR family transcriptional regulator NdgR — its product is MDNSSGVGVLDKAALVLSALESGPATLAGLVAATGLARPTAHRLAVALEHHRMVARDMQGRFILGPRLSELAAAAGEDRLLATAGPVLTHLRDITGESAQLYRRQGDMRICVAAAERLSGLRDTVPVGSTLTMKAGSSAQILMAWEEPERLHRGLQGARFTATALSGVRRRGWAQSIGEREPGVASVSAPVRGPSNRVVAAVSVSGPIERLTRHPGRMHAQAVIDSAARLSEALRRSG